The proteins below come from a single Necator americanus strain Aroian chromosome V, whole genome shotgun sequence genomic window:
- a CDS encoding hypothetical protein (NECATOR_CHRV.G18283.T2), translating to MRFLLLCLILCITIHSVVSQGKFSTCNSMHTTPKIARAACTASCIVQNCPSGNCVVSRGRKTCVCSRCGKGSNVGINIGVGKGKK from the exons atgcgttttctccttttatgTCTCATACTCTGCATAACCATTCACAGTGTTGTTAgtcaaggaaaattttccaccTGTAATTCTATGCACACCACTCCGAAAATTGCTAGAGCGGCATGTACGGCCTCATGTATAGTACAG aactgtCCTAGTGGTAATTGCGTGGTTAGCAGAGGAAGAAAGACATGTGTATGTTCACGCTGCGGTAAAGGCTCGAATGTAGGCATAAACATCGGAGtcggaaaaggaaaaaaatag